TGATGCCAAGGGCAAGGAAGTCCTGATGCGCGTTGACTTCAACGTTCCCCTCAAGGATGGGGAAATCACCAATGACGCCCGCATCGTTGCGGCTCTTCCCACCATCAAGTTCCTGCTGGACCAGGGCGCACGCGTCGTCCTGACCTCCCATCTGGGCCGTCCCAAAAACGAACCTGATGCCGCTTTCTCCCTGAAGCCCGTTGCGGCCCGCCTTTCCGAACTGCTCGGCAAGGAAGTGAAATTCGTTCCCGCCGCCATCGGCCCGGAAGCGGAAGCCGCCCGCGCCGCCATGAAGGACGGTGACGTGGTCCTGCTGGAAAACGTCCGCTTCTACCCCGGTGAAAAGAAAAACGATCCGGAATTCGCCAAGGCTCTCCTGGGCAACGCCACGCTGTTCGTGAATGATGCGTTCGGCACCGCGCACCGCGCCCACGCTTCCACGGAAGGCGTGACGCATTTTGCGGAAAAGAGCGCCATGGGCTTCCTGATTGAACGCGAACTGGAATACCTGGAAGGCAAGCTGGAACACCCGGAAAAACCCTTCGTGGTAATCATGGGCGGCGCCAAGGTGTCAGACAAGATTGAAGTGCTTTCCAAGCTGATGGAAAAGGCTGATACCTTCCTCATCGGCGGAGCCATGGCCAACACGTTCCTGGCGGCTGAAGGTTACGACCTGGGCGCTTCCAAGATTGAAGGCGACAAGCTGGACCTGGCCCGTGAAATCCTGGCGGAAGCCAAGGCCAAGGGCGTGAAGTTCCTGCTTCCGGCTGACGTGCGCGTAGCCATGAAGTTTGAAGACGGCGCGGAAACCTTCTGCACGGCTCCCTTCGCGGAAGGCGGCAAGGTGCCGGAAGGCGGCATGGCCATTGACATTGGCGACAAGGCCATTGAAGAATTCTCCGCCATCATCAAGGGCGCCAAGACCGTTCTGTGGAACGGCCCGATGGGCGTGTTTGAAATGGACTGCTTCGCCAAGGGCACCAAGGAAATCGCGGAAGCCCTGGCGGATTCCTCCGCCATTTCCATCGTAGGCGGCGGCGACTCCGTGACGGCGGCCAAGAAATTCAAGGTCCAGGACAAGCTTTCCTTCTGTTCCACGGGCGGCGGCGCCTCCCTGGAACTGCTGGAAGGCAAGGTGCTCCCCGGCGTGGGCGCCCTGACGGACAAGTGCGGCTGCTGCTGCCAGAAGTAGCCGTTCACGGCTTCGGGGCGTTTTTCCGCCCGGCAGCCTTGAATCAATCCCTTCATTCCCCGTTCCCGTCTCCGGGTGCGGGGAATTTTTTGCCTTCCGGCTGCCGGGGGGAAAGGTGCGGCAGTCCCTTTTTTGGCTTGCTCTGCGGGCGGCTCCGGCTAGGCTGAACACGTATGAAGATGCTGCGCTGCCTTCCGGCTGTTTTCCTGTGGTGCTCTCCCGTGCTTGCGGCGGACGCCCCCGCTGCGGAAAAAGTGGAACCGGGGGGATACCCCGGAAAGTACATGCTTCTGGAAACATCCTCCCGCGACCGGCAGAGCCTGTCCACGCCCGTGGCTTCCTATGTGGATGGGGAAGGCAGGGAAGTGGCGCTCATCGGAGCTATCCATGTGGCGGAGGCGGCCTACTATGCGCGCCTGAACAAGCTGTTCAGCGGGTATGATGTGGTGCTGTTTGAAATGATCGGCGGGGAGGGGCTCCAGCGGGAGCAGGAACTGCGCCGCAAGCTGGACCGCAGCAAGCCGCTGGGCGGCCTGACGCTGGAAGAGGCGCGTGAATGGAACCGGATCGTGGAATGGAGGAGAAAAAGCGCTGAGGAGGAAAAATCCTTCCTGCTGGGATTGCTGGGCAGCGCCTATCAAAAATTGAGTGACGCGGTGGGCTTGCAGACCCAGTACCAGGGCATTGATTATTCCGCGCCCCGTTTTGTCCATGCGGACATGACGCTGGAGGAATTCCGGCTGGCGCAGGCCAGGAGGGGGGAAAGCTTTGCCGGGCTGATGTTTAAATCCTTTTTGTCTTCCCTGGTGGAGAAGCCCGGCGCCTACCAGCCTAATCAATTCGGCATGATGCTGGATTTGCTTTCCGGAAATAAAAAGGGGCTGAAAAATGAACTGATGCGCATTTTTGCCAATGCCCCGGATGACCTGGAGAATACCGTGATTCTGGAAGGGCGGAATGCCAAGTGCATGGAAGTGTTTGACCTGTGGGGCGGCGGGGACGTGCGCAAAATAGGCATTTTCTACGGGGCGGCCCACCTCCCCGGCCTGCACCGGGAACTGGTGAAGCGCGGCTACCGCCTCCGGGACGTTCAGTGGCTCCCGGCGTGGAGCACCAGGGAGGAAGCAGCCGGGGAACCCGTCAGGAGCTGACCTTTCTCCGCTTCCACGTGGTTTCCGGATGACGGGAGTTGCCGTTCCGGCGGCAGGGAATATTACCTGCCCGCGGGAACCAGGCGCGCCATGCCGCCGCCCTTCACGCGCATGGTGAAGGGGAGGGTGTCTTTGGAAGAAAATTCCCCTGTTTCCACCTTCCAGCCGTCGTTTCTTTCAGGCAGGTCGCGGAGGATGGTGGCCCGGTACGCCGTATTTCTGTCCAGGAACTTCAGGGGGATGGAGACCGTGCGTTCCTGTCCGTCCCCGTTCATCAGGGCAATGTACCACTGGTCCCCGGAGCGCCGGGCGAAGGCGGCGCATTCCCCGATGGCGGACGGCGGCAGGACGATGGTTTCATCCCACACGGAGGGAATATTCCGGACGGCGTCGCGTTCCGGGGAGCCCTGTGGAAAGGCCGCTTCCATGTCCGCAGGGCTGGAAACCCAGTGCAGGATGGGGGACGTGTAAATGATGTTGGCCGCCATCTGGAGGGGCCAGGAGGAGCCGCGCAATTTTTCCCCGTGGCCGAAGTAGCCGCCCGTGAAGTCGGCATGCCCGGAAACGAGGCGTGTGAAGGGCAGCGCGCAGTAGTGCCGGCCGCCGATGGCCGCCCAGATGTTCTGTTCCCCTCCGTAGATGCCCTCCCGGCTCATTTCATGCGGCCAGGCGCGTTCCTCCCCGGTGGGGGTATTGGCGCCGTGGAAGTTGACCATCAGCTTGTTCTTCGCCAGGTTCTCCGCCACGGCGTCATAAAAAGCCAGGCGTTCCTGTGAGGCGGAATCCATGAAGTCTATCTTGATTCCCCTGATGCCCGTTTTGGCAAGGGCGCTGAAAAAGCTGCGCATGCTTTCCCAGTTGTTGGCGGGATCGTTGACGTCGGACCAGCGCACCCATACCCAGATGCCTACCTTCTTATCCGCAGCGTAGCGGACCAGCCGGGCGATCTTCTCCATGCTTTCCGGGAGGGTCTTTCCCCATTTCTTCCACCCTTCATCCACCAGGTGGTATTCCCAGCCGAAGCCGGAGGCCATATCCACAAACGCGTACTGGTCGTCTTCAAGGACTTTTCCCCGGTCCCACCAGGTCCAGGTGGAGCGGCCCGGCTTGATCCAGGGCGTTTTGGCCCCTTCCAGGAAAAGATTTTTGTCCGGTTCCGGAGCTAGGGAGAGGATAATGTCGTTCCGGACCAGGCCGTTGAGATCGTCATTCACCAGAATGACCCGCCAGGGCATCTCCACGGAAGAAGGGACGGCAAAGCCGCTCGGGTTCTGGAAATGCACGGCCCGGCAGGAGCCGTCCTCAAGGGAGAATTTAATGCCGCTCCACTGCTTGTTGAAGTTGGCGGCTTCCTGGACCAGGGCGAAGCCTCCGCCCGGCAGTTCCGCCGTAACCGGCATGGTGCGGATATGGCTGCGGGGATTGCCGGGGTCTTTCTTGAAATCTGCTATTCTGGCCGGGGACCATACCCCCTCGCAGGGACCCAGGGCGGAGGAGGCGTCCTGGGTCCACAGGACGGCCTGCTCCGGGAACGTGAAGGAAGTTTTTTCCTCCCCGATGTGGAGCAAGGGCTTTTTCTTCATGTCCTCCGTCCATTCATAGCGGAAGGCTACCCCGTTATTGAAGACGCGGGCGCGGAGGCGCAGGGCGGAGTTGTCCCCGGAAGCCACGTACTCGTTAAAATTGACGGAGGCGGTCGGATACTTGCCGCGCGTTTCAAAGGTCTCGCGAACGTTTTCCCGCACCTTTTCCACGCTCCATCCCGTGATGCCGTCCGCCACGCCGGCGCCGTCCGCCACGATGCCGAGCGCGGAAGGCTCCAGAACAACCCGGCCCTTTTTATTCAGGGAATGTCCGGCCTTTCCGTCCCGGGCCTCCAGGTTCCAGGTGAGCAGGCCGTCCGGGGATGCCATGGCGGCGGAGGGTTCCCCCGCCCGCACGGTTCCGGATGCGGCCAGTACGGCAATGCTGCTGAGGATGATCAGGTTCTTCATAACGTCTCCTTTCATGGAATACGTCCCGGCACGCCGTTTCATTACAAGGAAAGCGTCCGGAGGAAAAAGCGGACCCCTGTTAAATGTTCTTCAGCATTTCCAGCGCCTCCCGGAGCTTGTCTGCGGGACTGACGCTTGCCAGCCGCGGGAACTTGTTGGACAGCAGGATGAAGTCCCCGTTCCTGGTCAGCATCAGGCGCTGGCCGCTGATCTCCACCATGGAGATGTTGGCCTTGGAGGCCAGTATCTTGATTTTGTGGGAATCCAGAAGATGATGCACCGTTTCCGGTGCAGGTCCGAAGCGGTCTTCCCACGCGCGGAGCAGGGCGTCCGCCTCCTTCAGGGTGCGGACGGCCGCCAGGTCCTTGTACGCGGCGATGCGCAGGGCGGCGTCGCTGATATACTCCCGGGGCAGGAAGGCTCCCAGATAATCCTTGCGCGATTTGGCGGCGAACTGCGTCTCGCTGTTCACGATGAAATCCGTTCTCAGGGCCGCATCCGGGCGGGGGGCCGTGTGCTTGACCTGCATGTGGGAGATGGACTGCTGGAGAAGCTGGCAGTACAGGTCAAAGCCGATGGCGGCGATGTGGCCGCTCTGCTGGGTGCCCAGCAGGTTGCCCGCGCCGCGGATTTCCAGGTCCCGCATGGCTATCTTGAAGCCGGAACCCAGCTCCGTGTACTGCTTGATGGCGGAGACGCGCTTGCGGGCGTCTCCCGTGGTGGCGGCGGACCGGGGGAGCATGAGGTACGCGTAGGCGCGGTGCCCGGCGCGGCCCACGCGGCCGCGGAGCTGGTACAGGTCCGCCAGGCCGAAGCGGTCCGCGCGGTCAATGATGATGGTGTTGGCGTTCGGGATGTCGATGCCGGATTCAATGATGGTGGTCGCCAGCAGGATGTCCGCATCACCGTTCACGAAGGTGCGCATGACCTTTTCCAGCTCGTCCTTGGGCATCTGCCCGTGGCCGATGACGATGCGGGCCTTGGGAACCAGGGCCTGGATGCGGTCCCGGAACAGTTCAATGGTCTTGACCCGGTTGTGCAGCAGGAAAATCTGGCCGCCGCGTTCCAGTTCACGCTCCATGGCCTTCTTCATGATGCGCTCGTCGTAGGGGCATACGCTCGTCTGCACGGGCTGGCGGTTGACGGGCGGCGTCTCAATGGAACTCATGTCCCGCGCGCCCATCAGGGCAATGTACAGCGTGCGTGGAATGGGCGTGGCGGACAGCGTGAGCACGTCGATTCCCTTGAAGCGTTCCTTGAACTTTTCCTTGTGCCTGACGCCGAACCGCTGTTCCTCGTCAATCACCACCAGGCCCAGATTCTTGATGGAGACGTCGTCCGAAATAAGGCGGTGCGTGCCGATGACGATGTCCACGGCCCCCGTCCTCAGCCCTTCCAGCGTGGAGCGGACGTCCGCCGCGCTGCTGAAGCGGCTGAGCATTTCAATCCGCACGGGATATTCGCTCATGCGTGACTTGAACGTCCGGAAATGCTGTTCCGCCAGCACGGTGGTGGGCACCAGCACGGCCACCTGGCGCCCGCCCGTCACGCACTTGAAGGCGGCGCGGATGGCCACCTCCGTCTTGCCGAAGCCCACGTCCCCGCAAATCAGGCGGTCCATGGGGCGGGGGCCTTCCATGTCCGCCTTCGTCTGGGCGATGGCGCGGAGCTGGTCCTGCGTCTCCCGGAAGGGGAAGGAGCTTTCAAACTCCCACATCCATTTGCTGTCCGGCGGGTGGCTGTAGCCTTTCCCCGTCTGGCGTTCCGCCTGCACGTTCAGGAGCTGGGCGGCGTAATCCGCCACGGAGCGTTCCGCGGACTTTTTGGCGCGCTGCCATTTGGCGTCCCCCAGCTTGTTGAGTTCCGGCGTCTTGCTCCCCAGGCCGATGTAACGTGAAACCAGGTGCGCCTGGCTGAGGGGAACGTGCAGGATGGTATTATCCCGGTAGAGGATGTTCATTTCCTCGTCTCCGGAATCCGGAGAGGTGGAAATATTGATGAACTTGCCGATGCCGTAGCTGGTGTGCACCACCAGGTCCCCGGGGTTGATGTCCTTCAGGGAGGCCTGCGCACGGGCCTTGCGCGCCTTGTCTTCCCGGCTGGCGCGGCGGCGTGCGGTGGCGGACTGGTACCTGCCGAACAATTCCGAGGAAGAAAGCACGGCCGTTTTTGCGCCCGGAATGCTGAAGCCCGCGGGCAGGTCCCCGCGCAGGGCCGTGATGGAAAGCAGCGCGGGAGTTCCGGCGCAGATGTCCCGGAAGCGCTCCTCCTCCCCTTCATTGGGAAAGAACATGCTGACATTCCACTTCCGGTCCAGCCACTCGCGGATCTGGCGTTCCGCCAGCTCCCGGCGCATCTCCTGCATCACGAAGTCCCCGGCGTCAAAGCTGCCCAGGGGGTTCTCATGGATGGCCAGGGAAAAATCCTCCTCCCCCTCCGCGTTCTCCGGCGGGGCGGTGAGGATGCAGGCGTTCCCGCGCTCCTTGCAGAAGGGGGCGGTGATTACCACGTCTCCCGGTTTGATCCAGTCCCGGAGGGTTTCCACGCCCGCCGCCTCCGCCAGCACCAGGTTGACGTGCTCCACCTTCCGGAAGGAAATCTGGGAATCTACGTCGAATTCCCGGATGGATTCAATCTCGTCGTCAAAAAACTCCAGGCGCACGGGGTGGGAGGACTGGAGCGGAAAAATGTCCAGAATGCCGCCGCGGCGCGACCACTGCCCGCGGGAAATGACCTGCGGAACCCCTTCAAAGCCTGCCTCCGTAAACAGATTGATCAACTCGTCGGGGGCATGAGTTTCTCCCGTTTTCAGGGTCATCCCCTGGTTCTGCATGCCGTTGACGGAGGGAACCTCGTCATTCAGGCTGCCTTCCGTCACCACGATAGTCTGCTTGCCCAGGCTTCCGGAAGCAATGCGGTGAAGGACATTCAGCCGTTCTGCGGCAAGTTCCGGATCGCCTACTTCCTCCCCAAGCGCCACTTCTTTTTCCGGGACGAACAGGATGTTCCTGACTCCCCAGGTTTCCAACTGCGCAGCGATGGATTCCTGCGCCCTCAGATGGGGCGTTACCACCCAGGCGCGGGCGGTTTCCGGAATGGCGCGGATGCACAAGGCCGCCACAAACGGGACGCCCGGCAGGGAAGTGTGGTCGAAAACCGCCTGTTCCTCCGTGCCCAGTTTGGCCAGCTCCCGGTGGAAGGGTGCGGTCCGGGCCACCCTGTCCATCAGGGCGGATATGGAAGCGTCTTCTGCCATGCTTGTCTGATAACCCCTGCTGTCAGGGAGTGTGCCGCCTTTCCCTGCCATGTCAACGGTTTTTCAGGGCACAGACTGTCCGCAGCATTCCGGACGGGGCACACGGAGCGGGGCTCAGGAAGAGGTGCGGAAGCGGATTTTAATGCCTGCCTTGCGCCATTTCTGTTCAATCTCCTTGGCCAGCTCCGCATAGCTGCGGCCGTCCAGGAGGAGTTTCTGCGCTTCCTTCTCCCTGGCGCCGGACTGGATGGCCTTCATGTAATTCTTGATGCGCTGGCCGTCCCCCTTGCCGTCCATGTGGTAAAAATAATACGCCATCAGGGCGGCCAGCCCGTAATGCAGGTTGGCGTTCTCCCCCGTGAACTGGTCATAGGGCATGTTCATGTACGCCTCCAGGCCGGGCGCTTCAAAGTCATCCCCCAGGGCGCGGCCCCCGGTGTTTTTCTTGCCGTATTCCGTCACGCGGGCGACGATGTGGGAGCGGTTGGCCCCGAAGTTGAAACGGCCTCCGGAATACGGGGTCATCCCCATGTATTCCGCGGAGCCTTCACAGAACCAGCTTGCCTGCTTGGCCTGCGGGGACATGAGCTGGTGGGTCAGTTCATGGATGAGGGTGGAGGAATCCTTGTCACGGTCAATGATGTACGTGCTCCCCATGGTCTTGACGCCCAGGGAATCAAACGGAACCAGGATTCTGCCGCGGTCTCCGGGGCGCGTGGTCCCCAGGAAAATGCCTGCCGTGCCTTCACGCCCGCCGTTCTCCAGGTACGTGCTGAACTTCTCGTACAGGTAGGCGGGGAATTTGGCGGAATCGTCGTGCGGGGGAATGTTGCCGATGGGCAGGGACTTGTTCGCCAGGTGGGTGGCTTCAAACAGAAGCCCCAGCCGCTTGATCATGCCCGCGCCCAGCCGGGCGTCGCAAATAAAGCGGAAATGGGGCGTTTCATAAATATACTCCCCTTTTTCCTCCTTGATGGTTTCCACCTTGAAATTGTCCGGGCATTTGACGGTCCGGGGCCACGGCAGGTGGTAATTGTCCGCGGGATTGGCGGAGGAGTTTCCCTTTCCCTGTTCCGCAATGAAATCCCGGTCCCCCTGGGAAAGCTGGGCCAGGGGGATGGAGACGGTCTGGCCGCCGGAACGTTTCAGCACGGCTTTCTGGCCGTCCAGCTTGACGAACTCGGCTTCCAGGCTTTTTCCCTGGACGCTGGTCCAGGTGCGGCCCTGGGCCGTGGAAAGGAGGGAGAGGGAGCACAGGGCTCCCGTCACCAGGCAGAGGCGTGCGGTATTCTTCATCAGGCGGGGTGGGGGTAGGGAGAATTGAAGCTGTCAGCGCTGGGGGCGCGGAAGCGTCAGGAGCAGCAAGCCGCAGAACAGCATCAGGCAGCCTGACGCCGCCAGCGTGGTGGTCAGCGGAACGCCCTGGTCCTTGAACCATCCCCCGAAGAAGGAGATGAGGGCGCCCACGCCCGCAGACGTGAGGTTCAGGAGGCCGTAGCCGGTTGCGGAATACCGCTCGTCAATATGGGAGCGTAGCACAGGCATGAGGGTGGCGTCCAGCGATCCTTGCGCCAGCCCCTGCGTAGCGACCAGCCCCAGCATGAGCACGAGGGGTACCGCAATGTCCCAGCCGAAGATGCCGGGCAGCAGCGCCAGCACCACCAGCGGGCCGGAGATGGTGAAGGTGATGCCGGGCACCAGGGCGCGGGCGCGCTTGTTGCGCTTGTACCACATGTCCGCCAGGATGGCGCCGCCCAGCACGGCCACGTACTTGGCTACGGAGCTCCACAGGGTGGCGGCGGGGCCGGCCTCCGCGGAGGAAAGCTGGTATTTATCCTGCAGCAGGGTGGGGTACCAGGTGAGCAGGAACCAGTTGCCGGCGCCTGCAAAGGCCACCACGGCCAGGAGCATCCACATGGGGCGACCGCTCAACAGGCTGGAGAGGACGGCTCCGGTGGAAAGATTGGAGGCGGGTTCCTTGATGACCTGCTCGTCATTGTCCACATTGATCAGCACGGTCTTTTCCTCCGGCTTGGAGGGCTTCCGCGCCAGGGCCGTATCCGCCGGGGCCCTGCCGGGATCCTTCAGGAACAGGATGAGGACGATGGCGTACGCCACGCCGATCAGGCCGAACAGGGCGAAGGTCATGCGCCAGCCCGTCCATGACGCCATGGTGGCGCCGAAGCCCGCCACGGCCATGCCCACGTAAATGCCGCTCATGTGCAGGCCCGTGGCGATGGAGCGAGTGCTGCCCCGGTGGTAGTCCGTAATCAGGGCCAGGGCGGCGGGAATGTAAAAGGCCTCACTGATTCCCATGGCGCCGCGCGCAATGAGCAGGGACGTGTAATCCTCCGCGTGGCCGGTCCACCACGTGACTACGGACCAGACGACAAGGGAGCACAGGATCATCAGGCGGCGGCTGTAACGGTCCGCCAGAAAGCCCCCCACGGGGCTGAGCAGGGCGTAAATCAGCAGGAAGACGGAGGTAACCATGCCGAACTGGGCCTCCGTCTGCGGGATGTCCCGGACGATGGGTTCATGCAGGGCGGAGAGAAGCTGGCGGTCAAAGTAATTCAGCATCACCACGAACCACAGGACGATCACGGCCACCCAGGCCCACAGGCCGGGCCTGGTGTTCGGGTCCGTGACGGCGGAGACGTTTTTAACGCCGTGGCGCATGGCGGAGACGATGATGATGGCCATCACGATCACGGTCAGGATGAGGACGGCGTAATCCACCATGCTCATTTCAAAATGGTAGCCCGCAGTGGCGGAGGCGTTCACGGCGGTCCGCACCCCCGGAGCGGTCTCCCCGCTGATGGTCATGATTTCGGTCCCCTTGACGATGGCGGGCGCCGTGGCGATGCCGACGGGCCATTCCCCCTCATGCGTCCAGGTGTTCTTGATGACGTCATAGGCCAGGATGTCCCTGGACTGGACCACAGGTTTGGACGTGTCCGGCGCGTTGCCGCGCTTATCCCCGCCGATCAGGAGGATGGCGTTTTCACGCACCGGGGCCGGTCCTGCGGCGGCGGCCACGGGCGTTCCCGGTCCGGCGAGCGGCTGCTTGCTCATGGCGCCCCACTCGGAGGAATTGTTGGACGTCATGTTGTAATCAATCAGGTCGGAAAGGTACGTTCTGGCGGTTTCTCCGGAGGCGTTTTTGGAAAGGGTGCAGCCGCCCGCGATGAACAGCGTGCCGTCACAAATGGCGGCAGTGGAAAGAATGCGGCCCGGTCCGTGGAAGGGCGGCAGCAGCTGCCACTTCATTTTGGCCGTATCCGGCGTGGTATCCAGCATGTAAATGGTGTTGAGCGCTGCTTCCGGCTGTTCCGCGTCCCGTCCGCCGATGACAAACAGCTTGTTCCCGTGGAAGGCGCAGGCGGCTTCCGTGATGGGAACGGGGAGGGGAGGCAGCTTCTCCACGGAACCGTCCGCCTTGATCAGCAGGGCGTCCGTCAGGATGCCTTCCGCGTTATGGCCGCCGGCTACCGCCAGCCCCTTGCCAACACTGCCGAAGGCGGCATAACCCAGCGGAACAGGAAGTGTTCCGGCCTTGCTCCATTGGCCGTTGCGGAGTTTGAAAATATCCTGGTAATACACCTTGGGGCCGCGTTCCTCCGGAGTGGCGGCGCCCGGCGCGGCTTGGGGGAAGTTGGCCCCGCCCGCGGCAATGATGGACTGGGTGCCGTCATTCTCCGTAACGGTTCCGGCAACCATGCCGGCGCGGCCTACCGGGTCCGGCAGGTCCGGGATGGTGCCGGCGGGCTGGACTTCCACGGAAAAAGAGGCATGGGCGGCGGGGGCCGCAATCAGCACCAGGGCGGCGAGAGCGGAGCCCCAGGTCCTGGAGAATCGGGTAAGGTGACGTGAGAGGTGCATATGCTGGGAAATACTGTTTGGGATGGGAGGAAAAATCAGGAAAGGGTGATGCCCCACACTTCATGGGAACGCCTGCCGGGTTTAAGTTCCCCGTTTACGGCGGTAAAACCGCCCTGCCACGCACAGCATGGAAGTACCGCCCGGGGGGCCGCGATGGGACCGCCGTCGTGCCAGGTCATGGAAGCCGTATCCAGGCACAGGGACTGGTTGTTGAAACCGGGATTGGTCTGCGGGGTGTACTTTTTCCCGGAGCCGTCGTCTCCGCCAAGCAGGTAAATCACCCCGGACCGGGAAACCGGGGCGGGAGTGGGGGCGGCTGCAATGGCGTAAGGCATCTCCGGCAGGCGGGACCAGCCGTGTTCCGGGGTGAAGCTCCAGGCTTCCGCCAGCAGTTCCCTGGCCTGTTTGCCGTCCTGCTCCTTCAGGCCGATGCCGCCCAGCACGTAAAGAACTCCGTCCACTGCGGCCATCTGGTGCAGGAAGCGGCCGCGGCCCGGCAGGGGGGGCAGCTCCTGCCAGCCCTGGTCCGGCTGGCGCGCGTCCAGCATGAACAGCCGGTTGGTGCAGTCCTGTTCCCCCGGGCGCTCACAGCCTCCCGTCAGGTAAACCTTTCCGTCCAGAACGGCGGCGGCCGTATAAGCCAGGGCAATGGGGAGGAAGGGGAAGGGAGTTGCGGTCACCGCGCCGTTTGCCGCGCGCAGCAGGTAAACGTCTTTCCGGTGGCGTGACTTGTCACACCCGCCGATGCAGAGCAGCCCCTCTTCCATGCTGGCGGAGGCTCCGTAAGCATAGGGAAAGGGGAGCGTTCCGGCCTCTGTCCAGGCTGCGGCCTCTGGCGCCAGCGTAAAAATGCGGTCCGTCCACGTTTTGGATCCGCCTTCAAGCATGGGTTTATCCGGAAAATTGGTGCCTCCGGCACAAATCATTGTTTCTCCGTGGGTTCCTGCATACATGCCGGCGAAACCTTCCGGATCGGGAAGAGAGGGTAGGGGGCTCCAGGATGAAGAATAAAGACTCATACGAATATAAAGGATTCGCGTAATGCTAACGAAAAGCGGGCCGCTGCGCCAGAATTAACCTCTGGTCCTATTTTTTTTGAATAAATTCCTTCCCCTGCGCCTCTTACCAACGTAGAAGGGGAGAATCAAATGA
This DNA window, taken from Akkermansia muciniphila, encodes the following:
- a CDS encoding MFS transporter translates to MHLSRHLTRFSRTWGSALAALVLIAAPAAHASFSVEVQPAGTIPDLPDPVGRAGMVAGTVTENDGTQSIIAAGGANFPQAAPGAATPEERGPKVYYQDIFKLRNGQWSKAGTLPVPLGYAAFGSVGKGLAVAGGHNAEGILTDALLIKADGSVEKLPPLPVPITEAACAFHGNKLFVIGGRDAEQPEAALNTIYMLDTTPDTAKMKWQLLPPFHGPGRILSTAAICDGTLFIAGGCTLSKNASGETARTYLSDLIDYNMTSNNSSEWGAMSKQPLAGPGTPVAAAAGPAPVRENAILLIGGDKRGNAPDTSKPVVQSRDILAYDVIKNTWTHEGEWPVGIATAPAIVKGTEIMTISGETAPGVRTAVNASATAGYHFEMSMVDYAVLILTVIVMAIIIVSAMRHGVKNVSAVTDPNTRPGLWAWVAVIVLWFVVMLNYFDRQLLSALHEPIVRDIPQTEAQFGMVTSVFLLIYALLSPVGGFLADRYSRRLMILCSLVVWSVVTWWTGHAEDYTSLLIARGAMGISEAFYIPAALALITDYHRGSTRSIATGLHMSGIYVGMAVAGFGATMASWTGWRMTFALFGLIGVAYAIVLILFLKDPGRAPADTALARKPSKPEEKTVLINVDNDEQVIKEPASNLSTGAVLSSLLSGRPMWMLLAVVAFAGAGNWFLLTWYPTLLQDKYQLSSAEAGPAATLWSSVAKYVAVLGGAILADMWYKRNKRARALVPGITFTISGPLVVLALLPGIFGWDIAVPLVLMLGLVATQGLAQGSLDATLMPVLRSHIDERYSATGYGLLNLTSAGVGALISFFGGWFKDQGVPLTTTLAASGCLMLFCGLLLLTLPRPQR
- the mfd gene encoding transcription-repair coupling factor — its product is MAEDASISALMDRVARTAPFHRELAKLGTEEQAVFDHTSLPGVPFVAALCIRAIPETARAWVVTPHLRAQESIAAQLETWGVRNILFVPEKEVALGEEVGDPELAAERLNVLHRIASGSLGKQTIVVTEGSLNDEVPSVNGMQNQGMTLKTGETHAPDELINLFTEAGFEGVPQVISRGQWSRRGGILDIFPLQSSHPVRLEFFDDEIESIREFDVDSQISFRKVEHVNLVLAEAAGVETLRDWIKPGDVVITAPFCKERGNACILTAPPENAEGEEDFSLAIHENPLGSFDAGDFVMQEMRRELAERQIREWLDRKWNVSMFFPNEGEEERFRDICAGTPALLSITALRGDLPAGFSIPGAKTAVLSSSELFGRYQSATARRRASREDKARKARAQASLKDINPGDLVVHTSYGIGKFINISTSPDSGDEEMNILYRDNTILHVPLSQAHLVSRYIGLGSKTPELNKLGDAKWQRAKKSAERSVADYAAQLLNVQAERQTGKGYSHPPDSKWMWEFESSFPFRETQDQLRAIAQTKADMEGPRPMDRLICGDVGFGKTEVAIRAAFKCVTGGRQVAVLVPTTVLAEQHFRTFKSRMSEYPVRIEMLSRFSSAADVRSTLEGLRTGAVDIVIGTHRLISDDVSIKNLGLVVIDEEQRFGVRHKEKFKERFKGIDVLTLSATPIPRTLYIALMGARDMSSIETPPVNRQPVQTSVCPYDERIMKKAMERELERGGQIFLLHNRVKTIELFRDRIQALVPKARIVIGHGQMPKDELEKVMRTFVNGDADILLATTIIESGIDIPNANTIIIDRADRFGLADLYQLRGRVGRAGHRAYAYLMLPRSAATTGDARKRVSAIKQYTELGSGFKIAMRDLEIRGAGNLLGTQQSGHIAAIGFDLYCQLLQQSISHMQVKHTAPRPDAALRTDFIVNSETQFAAKSRKDYLGAFLPREYISDAALRIAAYKDLAAVRTLKEADALLRAWEDRFGPAPETVHHLLDSHKIKILASKANISMVEISGQRLMLTRNGDFILLSNKFPRLASVSPADKLREALEMLKNI
- a CDS encoding phosphoglycerate kinase, translating into MAKLTVRDLDAKGKEVLMRVDFNVPLKDGEITNDARIVAALPTIKFLLDQGARVVLTSHLGRPKNEPDAAFSLKPVAARLSELLGKEVKFVPAAIGPEAEAARAAMKDGDVVLLENVRFYPGEKKNDPEFAKALLGNATLFVNDAFGTAHRAHASTEGVTHFAEKSAMGFLIERELEYLEGKLEHPEKPFVVIMGGAKVSDKIEVLSKLMEKADTFLIGGAMANTFLAAEGYDLGASKIEGDKLDLAREILAEAKAKGVKFLLPADVRVAMKFEDGAETFCTAPFAEGGKVPEGGMAIDIGDKAIEEFSAIIKGAKTVLWNGPMGVFEMDCFAKGTKEIAEALADSSAISIVGGGDSVTAAKKFKVQDKLSFCSTGGGASLELLEGKVLPGVGALTDKCGCCCQK
- a CDS encoding glycoside hydrolase family 97 catalytic domain-containing protein encodes the protein MKNLIILSSIAVLAASGTVRAGEPSAAMASPDGLLTWNLEARDGKAGHSLNKKGRVVLEPSALGIVADGAGVADGITGWSVEKVRENVRETFETRGKYPTASVNFNEYVASGDNSALRLRARVFNNGVAFRYEWTEDMKKKPLLHIGEEKTSFTFPEQAVLWTQDASSALGPCEGVWSPARIADFKKDPGNPRSHIRTMPVTAELPGGGFALVQEAANFNKQWSGIKFSLEDGSCRAVHFQNPSGFAVPSSVEMPWRVILVNDDLNGLVRNDIILSLAPEPDKNLFLEGAKTPWIKPGRSTWTWWDRGKVLEDDQYAFVDMASGFGWEYHLVDEGWKKWGKTLPESMEKIARLVRYAADKKVGIWVWVRWSDVNDPANNWESMRSFFSALAKTGIRGIKIDFMDSASQERLAFYDAVAENLAKNKLMVNFHGANTPTGEERAWPHEMSREGIYGGEQNIWAAIGGRHYCALPFTRLVSGHADFTGGYFGHGEKLRGSSWPLQMAANIIYTSPILHWVSSPADMEAAFPQGSPERDAVRNIPSVWDETIVLPPSAIGECAAFARRSGDQWYIALMNGDGQERTVSIPLKFLDRNTAYRATILRDLPERNDGWKVETGEFSSKDTLPFTMRVKGGGMARLVPAGR